In Arthrobacter sp. SLBN-112, a genomic segment contains:
- a CDS encoding acyl-CoA desaturase, protein MSVISPAKATATGSSRTRPGKLAESGSPTVRPPAAAHLSDEQVAELGRELDAIRDEILGKRGAEDAAYIRRMIKIQRGLEISGRAALLVSKNKAAWVTGTTLLSLAKILENMELGHNILHGQWDWMRDPDIHSTTWEWDFVTPSRSWQHTHNDLHHRWTNVVGKDNDVGYNLLRMDENQPWKPINLANPLFNAILAPVFEWGIAVYDLELTEYKEGTKSKEALLKDLKALGRKVITQFTKDYAATPALAMLTGSAKQALFGAIAANAVRNVWAHAVIFCGHFPEGTDTFTEEMVEGETRGDWYVRQMIGSANISGSKFMHLMTGNLSHQIEHHLFPDLPSNRYAEVAPRVREICQRYGLKYTTGPLLKQVGSSWAKVFKLALPGKAARA, encoded by the coding sequence ATGTCTGTAATCTCACCCGCCAAGGCCACGGCCACGGGAAGCTCAAGAACGCGCCCCGGCAAGCTCGCAGAATCCGGCAGCCCCACTGTCCGGCCCCCGGCCGCAGCGCACCTCAGCGACGAACAGGTGGCGGAGCTGGGCCGCGAGCTCGATGCCATCAGGGACGAGATCCTGGGCAAGCGCGGTGCGGAGGATGCCGCCTACATCCGCCGCATGATCAAGATCCAGCGCGGGCTTGAAATCTCCGGCCGGGCCGCCCTGCTGGTCAGCAAGAACAAGGCTGCCTGGGTTACCGGCACCACCCTCCTGAGCCTGGCCAAAATCCTGGAAAACATGGAGCTCGGCCACAACATCCTGCACGGACAGTGGGACTGGATGCGGGACCCTGATATCCACTCCACCACCTGGGAATGGGACTTCGTCACCCCGTCCCGCTCCTGGCAGCACACCCATAACGACCTCCACCACCGCTGGACCAACGTAGTGGGCAAGGACAACGACGTTGGATACAACCTCCTCCGGATGGACGAGAACCAGCCGTGGAAGCCTATCAACCTGGCCAACCCGCTGTTCAATGCGATCCTTGCTCCCGTGTTCGAGTGGGGCATCGCCGTCTACGACCTCGAGCTGACCGAGTACAAGGAAGGCACCAAGTCCAAGGAGGCCCTGCTCAAGGACCTGAAGGCTCTAGGCCGCAAGGTGATCACCCAGTTCACCAAGGACTACGCCGCCACCCCTGCCCTGGCCATGCTCACCGGCTCCGCAAAGCAGGCGCTGTTCGGCGCCATTGCCGCCAATGCGGTACGCAACGTGTGGGCCCACGCCGTCATCTTCTGCGGCCACTTCCCTGAAGGCACCGACACCTTCACTGAAGAAATGGTGGAAGGGGAAACCCGGGGCGACTGGTACGTGCGCCAAATGATCGGCTCCGCGAACATCTCCGGGTCCAAATTCATGCACCTCATGACCGGAAACCTGTCCCACCAGATCGAGCACCACCTCTTCCCGGACCTGCCCTCCAACCGGTACGCAGAGGTGGCACCCAGGGTCCGCGAGATCTGCCAGCGCTACGGCCTGAAGTACACCACCGGTCCGCTGCTCAAGCAGGTGGGTTCGTCCTGGGCGAAGGTCTTCAAGCTGGCACTGCCCGGTAAGGCTGCCCGCGCCTAA